From the Cryptococcus neoformans var. neoformans JEC21 chromosome 6 sequence genome, the window CTCCAATTTCGACATCAGAAatatcatcctcgtctttgCGCGAAAAGTTTGTCCGGCCTTGCCGGCCCAACCGACTGATATTTTCGATAGACTTAAACAAGAAACCGACATCTGCCTGACAATCTCGAATGCACAGCGGGCCAAAAGATTGGAACTGCAACACTTTACGCCCTTCTCAATGATGTTGGGCAAAGTTTCCTCAGGCCTCTCAACGTCGATCTGTGAGAGAAGGACGGCTTGGGTTGGATACCAGGGTCGTAGCCCTGGTCCCATGACGTCCTACATTTTCTTTTATTAGGAGCGTTGTATAAGTAGGGGAAGTGACTATTATGTCAGTAATTTACCGCAATAGGGAAAGAGGGCTTGTTCTACCCTCGTTCGGTAAAAGAAGATCCATGAGCAGCGCAACTAACAGCTATGTATGTACTTTGAATCTACCATGCGCTAGTAGGCATCTACCCCAATGGGACGGTAGTTACTGTCACAAGCTTTGGATCGTATCTCAATGCTATAACTATAGGATAGCTAAGGCAGTTGGGTCGGAGCTTCGTTGGGGGAACCTATAAACATTCATTCCCTCTACACCACGTCCTCCTACTCTGTTGTAGcactctcttccatcattgGTACCTATAGGCTCTTTTCGAAGACCGCCTTGTGAAGCGTCCTGATTTTTTGATGCATTTTGTGGATCAAAGGCTTGCCCGGGAGGAACTTGGTTGGCATCACCGGGTAAAGATGAGGATTGGCCGACGGGGAGAGAGCGTCGAGGGATCGAGATGTCACCAGGGACGAAATCATCGAAAGGGGCTATGAATGGAGAGGCAGGGGCACCGACATCGTGTACTGCACCAAAAGATGAGGATATTAGTTGACTGACGACCTCCTCGGAGAACTCCAAGTTGATGCGGTGATTGAGCCAGGTCCTATACTGCATCGTGCGCCCACCTCGAGGGATTAACACACTTCGACAGCGCGCAACCGCTTTTGAGGCTATGACGACCATAGGTTAACCCGTTGTTTCAGCTCCACAGCTCATATCCATCTTCCGGGCACTCGCCAAGTTCACTTCTGGTCCTATAGATGCTGCTTCGACGACATCGTTTGTCCTACGATAAGAATTGTCGAACGGCCTAGAATGGGGTAGGAAGCTTTTCAGTCAAGTCCTCAACTGGGAAGCCAGGTGCACGCCTAGTTCTCACCTGGATACCCTGGGATTACTACTTCGCGACATTTTTACTGAAAAAAGATTCTAGACAGGGTCGACGATTGACGTAAATCGCTGAGTCATCGCCACTTTtcagcttcatcatcatcccatATTTTGTGAGAATTCCAACTTACAATATGCAGCTTGTACTCGGAGATGAGCTTACGGACAGGGGCgtcgagatggagatgctTATGTGGAAGATTGAAGACAAACGGAGAAGTATGCATAGTGGCGATCGGTGGAAAGGATTTTCGCTGCTGACAGCAACATGTCTGATTGAGTGCACAGTTGAATGGCCATAGGGCATCCATGCAGCGTGCATCTGCGTCGGTGCTCAACCGGAACAACGACGGACCGACCGACCGGCCGACGGAAGCTGCGTGGTGGCTGTACTTGAACCAAACAACGGGGGCCAGCCTATCGGAGACGAACCAATGTCCGTCAaggggcttgtgtcgagcctagGACAGGTCCACAAAGTTCCCACAATTGCACTACCTATTACGACTCATTGGACTGCGACCTAAACATATATCACAGAGTAATACCATGCCCCGCACACGGAGCCAGACCGTCGCGTTGAAAAACAAGGCCGCCTCGCTCGACCGTCTCCCCATCGAACTCCAAACAAAAATTATCACCCACCTCAAAGATATTGACCCCAAAAGCCTTCTCGTTCTGGCGCGAGTGTCCAAATCATTGTACTACCAGTGCATTGATCACATTTACTACGAAGTCAAGTTGAAACGCTCTAACCGAAAACAATTTTTCAGGGGCCTCAACAGCGGCCGATTTcttcgagaaggagaattCAAGCGTTGGTACAAAAAACCACACCAACAGCCCTTGTTCGGACAAAGCGTGATTTTAAGACGCCTTCTCTTACTTGACAAAGTCCATCGAATTATCATTGCGGATGGTCCTGCCTTGGAGAAAACCTTCGATATAGCTATCAGTGCAGCTATAAAACATTCTTTTGTTTCCTATTCATTGTACCAGGACATTGAACCGCAACCTCTGTTTCGAAACTTAGGTCAAGGCAAGAAAGGCCTGCCATGTATGAtatggaaggaaggtgcTATGGATCACTTTGACGATTTGATTCAAGACAGTTACCTCGAGGACTGGGAATACGCGGAGCTACACGACGAATCTGCGTCGGAAGGCAGTAACAACTTAGCGAGGGAAAGACTTGATGATTTGTATGATCTCAGTCTGTGCCAGCCCGGTACTCCCTTCTGTCTTCATTTACCGGATAGTTGGTGTCATGACTCCCAAAAATTTCTCGACGGCATCTTCAAACGCAACGCTCTCAAAACCCTCGCAATGCATAATGTTAAACTTTGTGACTGGAGGTTCGGTAAATCCAGTGGGTATTACACCCCGGATGAAATGCATTTGTTCTTGCTAGCCCAAGGACTGCCGAAAGATACCTATGAACGAccgcttcctcatcgtGAGGCCCTGGGTAAATTCTTATCGTAAATATTCAATTCCTGCTGGGGAGGTATCAGAATGGTTCAAACCTGACAAATTTTTTTCTAGCCATTTCTCTCCGGAAGATACACGCTGTAAGATTCACATCTACAATTATGCTCGCAAGGGTGCggaaagtgaagaagatgtcaaACGGAAGGTTTTAATGGTCTGCCGCCGTGAATAcgcaaggaaaagagaattTAGTCTCCTTTatgggaatgaagaagcagaCGAAGAACCGAGCGACGGGTGTCCTTTCCGGGGAGAGTTAGTGATACATTTTGAAAAGGCGGTCTGCAAATTTTGTGGGTGTCATTAGGTGCCCGTCGGAGCAAATGAGGGAAAGAAATAATCAGCAGTTCTGGTGCGTCGTCAAGCCTTCTGGGGATAGGTTGTGAAAGATGTTCATGGCTTACTGTTCACATAGATTTTACTTAGGTTTGACGGCTAATGGAAGTTAGCTAAGGCATTCAAAAAAGAGCCCAGAGGGGgtctcttctttgccaCAAATAGGGCATTAACGAAGGAGAAAGGCTTGAATCTTATATATTagaggagattgatggAGCTCTAGATTCCACAGGGATTTACATGCGAAGGATGGTTGAAGGGCTAATCGTATGCAACACATCCACCGAGTCAATTATAATTATACCAAAGTCGAACCACCCATCTCCACGTGGTCGTCCGCCTTAGTGAGATACTTAACCGAGGGCACTTCAGCCTAATAATCTTCTGGATTGTTAATTAATTAAGGTGTTGCGGCGGTCCCCGAAGCATATGCCAAGCCAAAGAAATGGCTCGTGGTTATTCACCTCATATTCAGAAAAGGCCTCGCGGATGATTACACGGAGATTGTTCCCCAGTCCAGATTCCGCAGGAAAGCTATCCTCTGGTCGACAACGAAGTCTACCCGCAATCTCATCCTATCCAATCTGTTTTCACCATTAACATATTGAAAGGTTTATTTTCATCAGCACAGGGGTACTACTACAAGGCGATAAGCACAACCACAAACGACACCTTGAGATCTCATCCCTCCAACCGCAGCcgctctctctcttcaaaAGACCACGCCCGCTTAACGTTCACCACAATGGACATGTCAGGAATGGACGGGATGGATGATAGTGGGTATTTCATTTTTGCGTGCCCCGACTCACCTAACTCTTGATAGTGTCCTCTACATCCTCCAACATGTCTATGAGCATGAAGATGTATTTTCATGGTACAATAGGAGGTGACAGTACGTTATACTCGCGAATCAAGCGATCCCGCTACTGACACCATCTGTCTAGTGCTCTGGTTTGCATCTTGGATGCCATCTTCGGCAGGAGCAACTGTCGGAGTCTGCATTGGTCTTTTCATACTTGCCATCTTTGAGCGATATTTAGTTGCTTTCAGACGAGCATGCGATGCcgcttggagaagagggtaAGTCGAGTTTCGCCCCGATTTCGTAGACTTCTACCGAAAACGTCCGCTAACGCAAACTCAGCCAAGTGGGGTACGTACGTCCTTGCTCCAACGGccctctcatctcctcatccGGCAAATCAActtctctcccacctcccgtcctcttcaaccGACGTTCATCCacgaaaaaggagaaagacgTCTACAACCCCCTTACCCCATCTGATTACGCCCTTGAATCAAACCAAGATGGTTCAGTCGAACCTGCTACCCCTTATACTCCTTTCATCCATGCTTTGCGTGAGAGTCAAGAGGGTAGTTCCGCTCCGTCCTACGCACATTCACAGCAAGGTCAAGCCCAAGCACAAGAACCGGGAATGGGATGTAATCCTTGTGCGGAGGGGAGGGTAGCAGAGATTGAGAGAtgcaaggagaaggctgtCGAGACGGGTTTAGCTCATAGCCACTTACCGAAAGCTGTAAGGAGGAGTCTTGATCCAGGACGGGAAGGTAGGTGGAGTAGACCATTTCGGCTGGCGGTGGATGTTCCGAGAGGACTGTTGCAGGCTCTTCAGACGTTGATTCACTATCTCCTCATGtaagtcttcttctcgggTTGACGTTTGACGAGTAAGGATTGACGGTTCTGGCAGGTTGGTCGTGATGACGTTTAATATTTGGTGGATGATCTCTGTTGTGATAGGCAGCGGTGTTGGGGAAATGCTGTTTGGAAGATTTGGGTCAAGCCATGTGGGGCATTAGGGGGTAGGGGGTTGCACGTGTATGCATGTTTATATGAATGTATGTATATTTCTATTTTGCGGCTGTCGTGCTTCATCGTTCCATGTCGTTATTGTGACTGGCTCTGTTGTTCAAAGCTTCAGTCACGATATGCGTACGATACTGCTTTTCGCTCGTTGAACTCTCACTCAAGCAGTCCGTATATCCCTAACACATCTTCACTCAGTTCTACAAAGTCGATATACTCCTCCGCAAAGTCGTTCCAGGTAACATTCTCAATCCTTGACATAAACCTCGGCGGTTCCGGGCTCTCCGAATATAATCGCGCAAACAatgcttccgcttcctccgCCTGAGACATATATATCTCCATCTTATTCACCACAGGTCCCAGCGCAATGCTGGCAGACGTCTTTGCTTTGTACACTACATTATCAAGCGCTACCGCGCTCTTCCATACCCCACACACTAGGGACATCAggtcctcatcctcccatCGGGGACATTTGGTATCATAGGGTGCGTTGATAAGGGAGATGATAATTCGGATACGGCTGTAGGGCCAAATAAACGGTAGCTGCATGATTGCGCTTCGGAGCGGCACTTGGTTGTTGGATGGGGTGTGAAAAATGACTGTTGTCATTTGCGGACGACACTCTGCGATTCGTCGAAGTTCATCTAGGACGTAATGATACCTTGCCCTTCCATCAAAGAGTACATGAGCGACCGTTTCTTGGAAGCtggaggggaggagacgGATGAGAGTGTTGTCCACGTTTTGAGAAGTATAGCATACCGAGTATCTGTTCAAGAATTGGCTATTGACGACTTCCCAATCGTACTCCAACCGTTTGACATTTGAAAACAAGTTCTTCACTGGCCATTCTAGGGCGGCGATAGGATCAGGAC encodes:
- a CDS encoding expressed protein: MPRTRSQTVALKNKAASLDRLPIELQTKIITHLKDIDPKSLLVLARVSKSLYYQCIDHIYYEVKLKRSNRKQFFRGLNSGRFLREGEFKRWYKKPHQQPLFGQSVILRRLLLLDKVHRIIIADGPALEKTFDIAISAAIKHSFVSYSLYQDIEPQPLFRNLGQGKKGLPCMIWKEGAMDHFDDLIQDSYLEDWEYAELHDESASEGSNNLARERLDDLYDLSLCQPGTPFCLHLPDSWCHDSQKFLDGIFKRNALKTLAMHNVKLCDWRFGKSSGYYTPDEMHLFLLAQGLPKDTYERPLPHREALGKFLSHFSPEDTRCKIHIYNYARKGAESEEDVKRKVLMVCRREYARKREFSLLYGNEEADEEPSDGCPFRGELVIHFEKAVCKFCGCH
- a CDS encoding expressed protein; translated protein: MSQAFTTSEEPVFETLYPVAHLILHQLSLIAPLKTLTLSKYYYKHTIPTLYHTVTVCHKLFHSLSQHSTVEAWLRTAEALSRTRILLIRSMESAVVSTHFNISSCPDPIAALEWPVKNLFSNVKRLEYDWEVVNSQFLNRYSVCYTSQNVDNTLIRLLPSSFQETVAHVLFDGRARYHYVLDELRRIAECRPQMTTVIFHTPSNNQVPLRSAIMQLPFIWPYSRIRIIISLINAPYDTKCPRWEDEDLMSLVCGVWKSAVALDNVVYKAKTSASIALGPVVNKMEIYMSQAEEAEALFARLYSESPEPPRFMSRIENVTWNDFAEEYIDFVELSEDVLGIYGLLE